The sequence CTGCGACGGCAGACACAAAACCCGCTCACACTACACGGAAGTTGCGGAAAAACTGCCCGAAGGATACATCATCCTCACAGCCGGCTGCGCGAAATACCGCTATAACAAGCTGAATCTCGGTACAATCGGCGGAATCCCCAGAGTGCTTGACGCCGGTCAGTGCAACGATTCATACTCCCTTGCCGTTATAGCGCTCAAACTGAAAGAGGCTTTCGGTCTGGATGATGTGAACAAGCTCCCCATCTACTATGATGTGGCATGGTATGAGCAGAAAGCGGTTACCGTTCTTCTCGCACTTCTTTACCTCGGCGTGAAAAACATCCACCTCGGACCCACGCTGCCCGCGTTTCTTTCTCCGGCAGTGGCAAACTTCATAGTCGAGCAGTTCAAGCTCAGCCCTGTTAAAGAGGCGGATGAGTTTGTAGGAATGCTTGCTTAACTGAAAAAAATTAACGTACCGGAAGGGTGCAGACCCTTCCGGTTTTTTTATCTCTTGACTATAAGTCTCTCAGGCAATATCCTCTAGAAAACACTACATTATTGATAGTAATTTTCATGGGGTGAGGCGTGTCTTCATTGGATTTAAGCAAGCTCAGGGTACTTTGCGTTGAGGATGACGAAATAGCCAGACTCTCCATCGTGAATATCATCCGCAGAAGGGCGGCTGAGGTTTACATGGCTTCCAACGGTCAGGAAGGACTGGATGTCTTTATTGAAAAACGTCCCGATCTCGTGGTGGCAGATCTCGCAATGCCCGTTATGGACGGCGCTGAGATGATAGCCTCCATCAGAGAGCATGATAAGCATGTACCCATCGTAATCGTAACCGCTTTTCCCGATCAGGGAAAAAATCTCGACGGCGCTGACTATATAATGGTCAAGCCCGTTCATAAGGATCTTCTTCTGGAACTTCTCCATGCCTGTGTGAGAAAAATAAACGAAAAAGGGAAAGCCTGAACCCGCCGATCATTAAAATCTTTGTTACTTTCGTTCGTCAGTTAAAAAAATCCATACCTTGTTTTTTGAATTTCAAGTGAACAATCGCTAAGATTTATTCTTAAAAATGTCAGAAAAGTCATAGTTTTGTATTGTTGTTCCGTGGTAAATTTGATATTCTTGGAAATGTAGGGGTATATCTGCACGCTGTTAAATTCTTCAAATAAAGACCATGGAGCAGGATTATGAGCTTCGGAAGTACTGTATATCGTTATGGGCTTTATATTACTTGGGGCGTTGTGTTCATTATGGCTTATATCTACTGTGTCAAAACCTACGGCTTTGCCCTCGGCGGCGGCGTGGGCTGGCTGCCTTCCGCCATTGCCGCTTACGTGGCAGGGCTTGTGTGGCCTGCGGTGGTTCCTCTTCTTGCGTTTATGCTTCTCAGCGGCAGGTTCGTGGTTTGACTTTATGATGAAAAATTTTCTATTCATGGGAAGGTTTGAGTCATTGCGAACTCCGCAGGAGTGAAGCAATCTCTCTGTATACTCAGAGACTGCTTCGTCGCTTCGACTCCTCGCAGTGACATAGTAATGCGTCATTCTGAACCTTGTAATGGCAAAGCAGCTGTTTACTTCTTCTTTCCGAAGTCGTGTCTTATTATTTTGCCTTCCTGATGAGTGTTGTTTTCCTCTTTGGGCTGTTCGGTTTTTTTCTCGGGAACGCGGAAATTTACGATGAACTCAGGAGAGACAGGGTCGTTGAATACTGCCGCTACGGCTTCGTACGGGATGAAAACCTCCTCCCATCTGCCGGAGAATTTCATTGTGACGGATATGAAGCTGTCCTCCATTCTGAAATCACGGTATGACTGCGGACCGAAAACAAGAACAATACCTCTTGTTTTTTCCTCATCCACCAGACCGCGCCTGCCTATAACCACGCCCGGATGCGGCGATATGTGCATGAAGAACTTGAGATAGTTCGCCGTAACGCTTCCGATAAGCTCTTTTTTGAAGGGTATAATTGAATCCATACTGATTTTATAGCAGGAAAATGAGTTTTTACAAACCGGATTTTCTGCTTATGTCAGCAGGCTTTTCTGACAGTCCACAAGCTCGCGGATTGTGTTGTAGTGTTCGTTTGCCTGAAAGATCATCTTAGTGAAAACTTCCGCAGTGGCAAGAGCGTCCCCGAGGGCGGTGTGTCTTCCGTTACACTTGACATTGTACACGTCAAAAAGGTGATCCAGCGTGAGATGATCCTCCTTCTTGATGATAGCACGGGAGTAGATAAGCATTGTATCCAGCCACTGGTTGTGAAGCTGGCAGCCGAAGCAGCTGTTAAGTTCTTTGTTGATCATCTTTATGTCAAAGTTGATGTGGTGACCTACAATTACCGATGAGCCGACAAACTTCATGAAATCAGGCAGAATCTCCTCCACCTTCGGCTTGTCCCGCACCATTTCATCGGTGATGTTGTGCCATTTCACTGATTCCGGCGGTATGACCATTTCAGGGTTGATAAACGTGTTGTAAAAGTCGATTATTTTAAAGTTCTGCACCTTAACGGCGGCTATATTGATCACCCTTGCCTTGGTGAGGTCAAGACCTGTGGTTTCCGTATCGACCACAGAGAAAACGGCTTCCTCTATCTTTTCGCCCATAACGGAATGATTCTTTGCCGCTTCACACATTTTATTAACATAAATAGCAATGGGGTCTTTCGGTTTATTTTCAACGTTCTTCCTGCCGAACAGCTTAGTTATCATTTTTCACCGGAGGCGTTTTTCTGGTTTATGAACATTTGTAATTTATAACACAATTTCATTTCGATGTTATTCTAAATATATTTTTTCCCTTTTTCAAGCTTCTGTTTTTGGTTTATACTGTTTTTTACAATTGTTTACAGAAAAAAAGGTGCTTTTTGTCGGATTCTTCTTTCAGTAAAAGGATATGGACGGTTCTTAAAATATCCTTTCCTGCCGCTATGTATAATCTTCTCGGTATGGTTCAGTCCCTTGTGGATATGCTTTTCGTGGGGCGTATTTCGTCCCTGAGCGTTGCCGCTGTCGGTGTGAGCATGCAGTACGTGGGCATGCTGTACGCTTTTATGTCGCTCTTTTATGTGGGTACGAATGCCCTTGTCTCCCGTTTTTTCGGTGCGAAGGAGCCGGAGAAGGCAGGGCTTGTCAGTTATAACATGTTTGTGCTGGCGCTCGGTTTTTCCGTGCCGCTGTTTATTATGGGCTATTTCAAATCCCATGTATTGTTTCATATTCTCGGTATGAGCGCTGAGATAGAGGCTATAGGTTCGGTTTATATGAAAATATACTCCTTCTCTATCCCTATTCTGTTTGCCCAAGGGGTGCTCTACAGCAGCCTGAACGCATACGGTAAAACAAAAATACCTTTTTATATAGGTATTTTCGGCAATATAGTCAATTTTCTGCTGGACTATGCCCTTATCTTCGGCGCATGGGGTTTTCCTGCTCTCGGTGTGGCGGGCGTTGCCTATGCCACTGTAATCGCAAGGATTCTGGAATTTTTTATCTACGCTTATCTGTGCTTCATCAGAAAGGAGATCGATTTCGTAATGCGTTTTTCCGGCGATCTGCTCCGCAGGGCGCTCAAAGTGGGCTTTCCCACTTGGATGGAGAGGATGATGACCTTTCCTACATATATCGTGCTCTCCGCTCTGGTGGCG is a genomic window of Geovibrio thiophilus containing:
- a CDS encoding response regulator gives rise to the protein MDLSKLRVLCVEDDEIARLSIVNIIRRRAAEVYMASNGQEGLDVFIEKRPDLVVADLAMPVMDGAEMIASIREHDKHVPIVIVTAFPDQGKNLDGADYIMVKPVHKDLLLELLHACVRKINEKGKA
- a CDS encoding ClpXP protease specificity-enhancing factor SspB, translating into MDSIIPFKKELIGSVTANYLKFFMHISPHPGVVIGRRGLVDEEKTRGIVLVFGPQSYRDFRMEDSFISVTMKFSGRWEEVFIPYEAVAAVFNDPVSPEFIVNFRVPEKKTEQPKEENNTHQEGKIIRHDFGKKK
- a CDS encoding 3'-5' exonuclease — protein: MITKLFGRKNVENKPKDPIAIYVNKMCEAAKNHSVMGEKIEEAVFSVVDTETTGLDLTKARVINIAAVKVQNFKIIDFYNTFINPEMVIPPESVKWHNITDEMVRDKPKVEEILPDFMKFVGSSVIVGHHINFDIKMINKELNSCFGCQLHNQWLDTMLIYSRAIIKKEDHLTLDHLFDVYNVKCNGRHTALGDALATAEVFTKMIFQANEHYNTIRELVDCQKSLLT
- a CDS encoding MATE family efflux transporter; translated protein: MSDSSFSKRIWTVLKISFPAAMYNLLGMVQSLVDMLFVGRISSLSVAAVGVSMQYVGMLYAFMSLFYVGTNALVSRFFGAKEPEKAGLVSYNMFVLALGFSVPLFIMGYFKSHVLFHILGMSAEIEAIGSVYMKIYSFSIPILFAQGVLYSSLNAYGKTKIPFYIGIFGNIVNFLLDYALIFGAWGFPALGVAGVAYATVIARILEFFIYAYLCFIRKEIDFVMRFSGDLLRRALKVGFPTWMERMMTFPTYIVLSALVARYGTEALAGYQIGLRIEGIAFMPGVGFIVATMALTGRHLGAGEPEEAEKDAMAATVAACAFMGAVGLMMFLFPVPLARMFTTDAPTVESAAEYLRIMGLSQIPLGIFFVMSGALRGAGDTRTTFIVNTACIWLLRVLPAAVMVWMGIALFWVYLVAALESAVRAGLLVRVFLRGKWKSIAV